One window of the Canis aureus isolate CA01 chromosome 1, VMU_Caureus_v.1.0, whole genome shotgun sequence genome contains the following:
- the LOC144317437 gene encoding uncharacterized protein LOC144317437, protein MAQSFSASGCRSHTGSSRPRSRFSTLTPELLVQAPAVTQQSHRLKPRPLPQPQRKGQEPVQPSAVKTAVWAERRARSVYLCRRFPSAAWGQKDPSGQGEGPGSLAAYQTRPAAEEAEEAEGEKTESNAASCSTEYIAPEARRQRARGSTGGAGEAASRAESAVRLLGRRSPSRLAFRWVGQQASNWTPHPPSQTRPYIYLPRDFQLRRRISREISLLNCHRHLAITQSRLTWAEPSSCHLYRGKPVSQCLRQLQVSRSLISPACLVRVLRRQRDPKSPSGVL, encoded by the coding sequence atggccCAAAGTTTCTCAGCAAGTGGCTGTCGGAGCCACACTGGATCCAGTCGGCCTCGGTCCAGGTTCTCAACACTGACTCCTGAGCTACTGGTCCAGGCTCCAGCCGTCACTCAGCAGAGCCACAGGTTAAAACCCcgacccctgccccagccccaacGGAAAGGGCAGGAACCGGTCCAACCCAGCGCAGTGAAGACAGCCGTGTGGGCCGAGAGGCGCGCTCGGAGCGTGTACCTTTGCCGGCGTTTTCCGAGCGCAGCTTGGGGGCAGAAGGATCCATCcggccagggggaggggccgggcagCCTGGCGGCGTACCAAACGCGACCGGcggcggaggaggcggaggaggcggagggCGAGAAGACTGAGTCCAATGCCGCTTCCTGCAGCACTGAGTACATCGCCCCGGAAGCGCGGCGCCAGCGGGCGAGGGGGAGCACAGGTGGAGCCGGAGAGGCGGCGTCCAGGGCGGAGAGCGCTGTGAGGCTGCTAGGGCGGCGCTCACCTAGTCGTCTCGCGTTCCGCTGGGTGGGACAGCAAGCCAGCAATTGGACCCCTCACCCTCCCTCTCAGACTCGGCCCTACATCTACCTTCCCCGCGACTTTCAGCTCAGACGCAGAATATCCCGCGAGATCAGCCTCCTGAACTGTCACCGGCATCTCGCGATAACACAATCTCGGCTCACATGGGCGGAGCCATCTTCCTGCCATCTTTACCGCGGGAAACCGGTATCACAATGTCTTCGACAGTTGCAAGTATCGCGAAGCTTGATCTCGCCCGCTTGCCTGGTGCGGGTTTTGAGGAGGCAGAGAGACCCTAAGTCACCTTCCGGCGTGCTCTAG